In Herbaspirillum seropedicae, a single window of DNA contains:
- a CDS encoding RelA/SpoT family protein, translating to MVSVASTQGEGLAALTAGLGPEDAARVAQALAELEPLYADRQILSGQNALQFSISVATVLTALNVDAATRIAALAFEAQMLHPELEEKLEERFGKEIADLVGNVRQLMRFHSFSFQPQQEVLRGKNAAQQAAAQIETLRKMLLAMATDMRAVLVRLASRVATLRYFAETKQEDEASANYARQTFELYAPLANRLGIWQLKWELEDLSFRFLEPVTYKRIAKMLEEKRLEREAFVANAIARLRAEMAAQDIRAEVSGRPKHIYSIWNKMRGKHIDFSELYDVRAFRVIVDDVKTCYAVLGIVHDIWTPIPEEFDDYISRPKQNGYQSLHTVVTAEDGRALEVQIRTHEMHHFAEYGVAAHWRYKESGGSNFSAQKYDEKIAWLRQLLAWKNEVTDAVVDQEEVRRDWVEKLKSATLDERIYVLTPQARVIELPSGATPIDFAYHLHSDVGHRCRGARVDGVMVPLNTALKNGQTVEIITVKSGPGVGPSRDWLSPDYAVSSRTRSKIRAWFNAIEQQETLSVGRGLLEKTLQREGKTAVNLEELAQKLGFAKVDDLCLSLAKEEFSLRHVEQALHEGQEKKPEIDDETLITRKSRASSIVQGAKSGVLVVGTDGLLTQLARCCKPAPPDAIAGFVTRGKGVSIHRVSCKNFAEMSSHAPERVIQTTWGAPARETVYPVDIFVLASDRQGLLRDISDIFLRDKINVIGVSTQSVKGHARMAFTAEIGSTEQLQKALTVIREVKGVIEAKRQ from the coding sequence ATGGTTTCGGTAGCAAGTACACAGGGCGAAGGCCTGGCGGCGCTCACCGCTGGTCTCGGCCCTGAGGATGCCGCACGGGTTGCGCAGGCCTTGGCCGAGCTCGAGCCGCTCTATGCCGACAGGCAGATCCTGTCCGGGCAGAACGCTTTGCAGTTCTCCATCTCGGTGGCCACGGTGCTGACCGCGCTCAATGTCGACGCCGCCACCCGTATCGCCGCGCTGGCCTTCGAGGCGCAGATGCTGCATCCCGAACTGGAAGAGAAGCTGGAAGAACGTTTCGGCAAGGAGATTGCCGATCTGGTGGGCAATGTGCGCCAGCTGATGCGCTTCCACAGCTTCAGCTTCCAGCCGCAGCAGGAGGTCTTGCGCGGCAAGAACGCTGCCCAGCAGGCCGCCGCGCAGATCGAAACGCTGCGCAAGATGTTGCTGGCCATGGCCACCGACATGCGGGCGGTGCTGGTGCGCCTGGCCTCGCGTGTGGCGACGCTGCGCTACTTTGCCGAAACCAAGCAGGAAGACGAGGCCAGCGCCAACTATGCGCGCCAGACCTTCGAGCTGTATGCGCCGCTGGCCAACCGGCTGGGGATCTGGCAGCTGAAGTGGGAGCTGGAGGATCTGTCCTTCCGCTTCCTGGAGCCGGTGACCTACAAGCGCATCGCCAAGATGCTGGAAGAAAAGCGGCTGGAGCGCGAAGCCTTCGTCGCCAACGCCATTGCGCGCCTGCGCGCCGAGATGGCGGCGCAGGATATCCGTGCCGAGGTCAGTGGCCGGCCCAAGCATATCTACAGCATCTGGAACAAGATGCGCGGCAAGCACATCGACTTCTCGGAACTCTATGATGTGCGCGCCTTCCGCGTGATCGTCGATGACGTCAAGACCTGCTATGCGGTGCTGGGCATCGTGCACGATATCTGGACGCCGATTCCCGAAGAGTTCGATGACTACATCTCGCGGCCCAAGCAGAACGGCTACCAGTCGCTGCACACAGTGGTGACGGCCGAGGATGGCCGGGCGCTGGAAGTGCAGATCCGCACCCACGAGATGCATCATTTCGCCGAGTATGGGGTGGCGGCGCACTGGCGCTACAAGGAGAGTGGTGGTTCCAATTTCTCCGCCCAGAAGTACGACGAGAAGATCGCCTGGCTGCGCCAGCTGCTGGCCTGGAAGAATGAGGTCACCGACGCCGTGGTGGACCAGGAAGAGGTGCGTCGCGACTGGGTCGAGAAGCTGAAGTCGGCCACCCTGGACGAGCGCATCTATGTGCTCACGCCGCAGGCGCGGGTGATCGAATTGCCCAGCGGCGCCACGCCCATCGATTTCGCCTATCACCTGCACAGCGATGTCGGCCACCGCTGCCGCGGGGCGCGTGTGGATGGGGTGATGGTGCCATTGAACACGGCGCTCAAGAATGGCCAGACGGTGGAGATCATCACCGTCAAGAGCGGCCCGGGCGTGGGGCCCTCGCGTGACTGGCTCAGTCCAGACTATGCGGTCAGCTCGCGCACGCGTTCCAAGATCCGCGCCTGGTTCAACGCCATCGAGCAGCAGGAAACCCTCTCGGTGGGCCGCGGCCTGCTGGAAAAGACCTTGCAGCGCGAGGGCAAGACGGCGGTCAACCTGGAAGAGCTGGCGCAGAAGCTGGGCTTTGCCAAGGTCGACGATCTGTGCCTGTCCCTGGCCAAGGAAGAATTCAGCCTGCGTCATGTCGAGCAGGCCTTGCACGAGGGGCAGGAAAAGAAGCCCGAGATCGACGACGAGACCCTGATCACCCGCAAGAGCCGTGCGTCCAGCATCGTGCAGGGAGCCAAGTCGGGGGTGCTGGTGGTGGGTACCGATGGTCTGTTGACACAACTGGCGCGTTGCTGCAAGCCGGCGCCGCCGGACGCCATCGCCGGGTTTGTCACGCGCGGCAAGGGCGTGTCCATTCATCGCGTGAGTTGCAAGAACTTCGCCGAGATGAGTTCGCACGCGCCCGAGCGGGTGATCCAGACGACCTGGGGGGCGCCGGCGCGCGAGACGGTCTATCCGGTGGATATCTTCGTGCTGGCCAGCGATCGCCAGGGCTTGCTGCGGGATATCTCCGATATCTTCCTGCGCGACAAGATCAATGTGATCGGCGTGAGTACGCAGAGCGTCAAGGGCCATGCACGCATGGCCTTTACCGCCGAGATCGGCTCTACCGAGCAGTTGCAGAAGGCCTTGACGGTGA
- a CDS encoding alpha/beta fold hydrolase: MTEAVVKTVQCISPAGLHTMAYKEWGDARNPNVLVCVHGVTRVSDDFDRMARELCDTYRVICPDVVGRGRSGRLANPQFYTVPQYVSDMVTLLARLDAQIVDWFGTSMGGLIGMALASLPGNPIRRLVLNDIGPSINGAALARIGDYIGQDVRFDSFEEAAQYIRTISASFGQHSDEEWHKLAKDVLRQNEQGQWVRHYDLALALPFKQTTPEAASAAEQMLWAAYDAIRCPTLLVRGAQSDLLLPEVAQEMTRRGPKAKLVELPDVGHAPTFMHAPQIEVARQFLLG; the protein is encoded by the coding sequence ATGACTGAAGCCGTAGTCAAGACAGTGCAGTGCATCTCGCCCGCCGGGTTGCACACCATGGCCTACAAGGAGTGGGGCGACGCGCGCAATCCCAATGTGCTGGTCTGCGTCCATGGCGTCACCCGCGTCTCCGATGATTTCGATCGCATGGCGCGCGAGCTGTGCGATACCTATCGCGTGATCTGTCCCGATGTCGTGGGACGCGGGCGCTCGGGGCGACTGGCCAATCCGCAGTTCTATACGGTGCCGCAGTACGTCAGTGACATGGTTACCCTGCTGGCGCGCCTGGATGCGCAGATCGTCGACTGGTTTGGCACTTCCATGGGCGGGCTGATCGGCATGGCGCTGGCTTCGCTGCCCGGCAATCCCATCCGTCGCCTGGTCTTGAACGATATCGGCCCGTCCATCAATGGTGCGGCCCTGGCGCGCATCGGCGACTATATCGGCCAGGACGTCCGCTTCGACAGTTTCGAGGAGGCCGCCCAGTACATCCGCACCATCTCGGCCAGCTTCGGCCAGCACAGCGATGAGGAATGGCACAAGCTGGCCAAGGACGTGCTGCGCCAGAACGAGCAGGGTCAGTGGGTGCGTCATTACGATCTTGCCCTGGCGCTGCCGTTCAAGCAGACCACGCCTGAGGCCGCCAGCGCCGCCGAGCAGATGCTGTGGGCCGCCTATGACGCCATCCGCTGTCCCACGCTGCTGGTGCGTGGCGCCCAGTCCGACCTGCTGCTGCCGGAGGTGGCCCAGGAAATGACCCGCCGCGGCCCCAAGGCCAAGCTGGTGGAACTGCCTGACGTGGGACATGCGCCGACCTTCATGCATGCACCGCAGATCGAGGTCGCCCGCCAGTTCCTGCTAGGCTGA
- a CDS encoding YbdD/YjiX family protein, translating into MSKPGALAQLLAWRRQVGRTLNLMVGMPEYDNYVAHMQKSHPDQRVMSYEEFFRERQEARYGGKGRVGRCC; encoded by the coding sequence ATGAGCAAACCTGGCGCTCTGGCGCAACTGCTGGCCTGGCGGCGCCAGGTCGGCCGCACGCTGAACCTGATGGTCGGCATGCCGGAATACGACAACTACGTAGCCCACATGCAAAAGTCGCATCCCGACCAGCGCGTGATGAGTTATGAAGAATTCTTCCGGGAACGGCAGGAGGCGCGCTATGGCGGCAAAGGCCGGGTAGGGCGCTGTTGCTAA
- a CDS encoding RidA family protein yields the protein MSVQRLHVGNRLSEVAIHNGTVYLAGQIAEDTTQNIEGQTREVLGHIDRLLAEAGSDKSKILSCQIFLSDVKDFAGMNAVWDEWVAPGNAPPRATVEAKLARPELLVEIIIVAAQK from the coding sequence ATGTCCGTACAACGCCTGCACGTCGGCAACCGTCTCTCCGAAGTCGCCATCCACAACGGCACCGTCTACCTGGCCGGCCAGATCGCCGAAGACACCACCCAGAACATCGAAGGCCAGACCCGCGAAGTGCTGGGTCATATCGACCGCCTGCTGGCCGAGGCCGGCAGCGACAAGAGCAAGATCCTGTCGTGCCAGATCTTCCTGTCCGACGTGAAGGATTTCGCTGGCATGAACGCCGTCTGGGACGAATGGGTAGCGCCCGGCAATGCGCCTCCGCGCGCCACCGTCGAAGCCAAGCTGGCCCGTCCCGAACTGCTGGTGGAAATCATCATCGTCGCTGCACAGAAGTAA
- the htpX gene encoding protease HtpX translates to MKRVILFLVTNLAVMLVLSVTASLLGVNRYLTANGLNFGMLLVFCGLMGFGGSFISLFMSKTIAKWSTGARVIEQPQNSTELWLLQTVQNLAARAQLPMPEVAVYDGPPNAFATGASKSNSLVAVSTGLLQGMTKDEVEAVLAHEVAHIANGDMVTLTLIQGVVNTFVMFFARIVGYFVDSFLRRNNEENSGPGIGYMVTVFVCEIIFGILASIIVMYFSRQREYRADAGAASLMGSNAPMINALRRLGGMQSDGLPQNLQAAGISGRESWMGLFSSHPSLESRIAALQSRR, encoded by the coding sequence ATGAAACGCGTCATCCTCTTCCTTGTCACCAACCTGGCCGTCATGCTGGTCTTGAGCGTCACCGCCAGCCTGCTCGGCGTGAACCGCTACCTCACCGCCAACGGCCTCAACTTCGGCATGCTGCTGGTGTTCTGCGGCCTGATGGGTTTTGGCGGTTCCTTCATTTCGCTGTTCATGTCCAAGACCATCGCCAAGTGGTCCACCGGCGCTCGCGTGATCGAGCAACCGCAGAATTCCACCGAACTATGGCTCTTGCAGACCGTGCAGAACCTGGCCGCGCGGGCGCAACTGCCGATGCCGGAAGTGGCCGTCTATGACGGTCCGCCGAATGCCTTTGCCACCGGCGCCAGCAAGAGCAATTCGCTGGTGGCGGTGTCCACCGGCCTGTTGCAGGGCATGACCAAGGACGAGGTCGAGGCCGTGCTAGCCCACGAAGTAGCCCACATCGCCAATGGCGACATGGTCACGCTGACGCTGATCCAGGGCGTGGTCAATACCTTCGTGATGTTCTTTGCGCGCATCGTCGGTTACTTCGTCGACTCCTTCCTGCGTCGCAACAATGAAGAGAACTCCGGTCCCGGCATCGGCTACATGGTCACGGTATTCGTCTGTGAAATCATCTTCGGCATCCTGGCCAGCATCATCGTCATGTATTTCTCGCGCCAGCGTGAATACCGGGCCGATGCTGGTGCAGCCTCGTTGATGGGATCCAACGCGCCGATGATCAATGCCTTGCGTCGCCTGGGCGGCATGCAGTCCGACGGCTTGCCGCAGAACCTGCAGGCCGCCGGTATTTCCGGGCGCGAATCCTGGATGGGCCTGTTCTCCAGCCATCCCTCGCTGGAGTCGCGCATTGCCGCATTGCAGTCGCGCCGCTGA
- a CDS encoding DUF2242 domain-containing protein, with protein MLHPRLPVSLCFAATLSLTLAACGTKAAFYHQEEFSDTSAFSRSFPGSEKAVCEAARRALLGQGYIITKATDNTMDGNKSFQPASDKHMEIAFHVVCASNGNGKSSTMFVSATQDGYGIKKSNSSASLGVSVLGSVSMPFAASDDSMVRVSSETIRSSDFYDRFFGAAERYLLVDVDDDTAPGKK; from the coding sequence ATGTTGCACCCGCGCCTTCCTGTTTCGCTCTGCTTCGCCGCCACCCTTTCGCTGACCCTGGCCGCCTGTGGCACCAAGGCGGCTTTCTATCACCAGGAAGAGTTCAGCGACACCAGCGCCTTCTCGCGCAGCTTCCCCGGCAGTGAAAAGGCCGTCTGCGAAGCTGCCCGCCGTGCGCTGCTGGGTCAGGGCTACATCATCACCAAGGCCACCGACAACACCATGGACGGCAACAAGAGCTTCCAGCCGGCCAGCGACAAGCATATGGAAATCGCCTTCCATGTGGTGTGCGCTTCCAATGGCAACGGCAAGAGCTCGACCATGTTCGTCAGCGCCACGCAGGATGGCTACGGCATCAAGAAGAGCAACAGTTCAGCCAGCCTGGGCGTGAGCGTGCTGGGTTCGGTCTCGATGCCCTTTGCCGCCAGCGACGACTCGATGGTGCGCGTCTCCAGTGAAACGATACGCTCGTCGGACTTCTACGACCGCTTCTTCGGCGCGGCCGAGCGCTATCTGCTGGTCGATGTCGACGACGACACGGCGCCGGGCAAGAAGTAG
- the ybaL gene encoding YbaL family putative K(+) efflux transporter, whose protein sequence is MPHHTPLIATIVAGLVLAFIFGTLAHRLKMPPLVGYLVAGIAIGPFTPGFVGDADLAQELAEIGVILLMFGVGLHFSLKDLLSVKNIAIPGAVAQITIATLLGMALGWLLGWPVGEGFLFGLALSVASTVVLLKALQERRLVETQRGRIAVGWLIVEDIAMVLALVLIPALSGILGGKGEALSGNAVLLTLGITLGKVVAFAAVMLIVGRRVIPWILERIADTGSRELFRLAVLAIALGFALGSAYVFGVSFALGAFFAGMILSESELSHRAAEESLPLRDAFSVLFFVSVGMLFDPSIVAREPLLVLATVLIIVVGKSLGALLIVRAFGYPNGTALTISASLAQIGEFSFILATLGLSLDLLSPMARDLILGGAILSILLNPLLFSLLDRYEARQPKAPQGGDEPQKVELQDHVVLVGFGRVGRGIGEQLRAQGKPFVVIEAQLENLEALRAAGVPALYGNAAQSELLQAAAIDRARWLLVAIPEVFEAGQVIENALELNPGLQVVARAHSDAEIEHLEKHGAQRVIMGEREIARGMLELVGQGA, encoded by the coding sequence ATGCCCCATCACACTCCCCTGATCGCCACCATTGTCGCAGGCCTGGTGCTGGCCTTCATTTTCGGCACCCTGGCCCATCGTCTCAAGATGCCGCCCTTGGTCGGCTACCTGGTCGCCGGCATTGCCATCGGCCCCTTTACACCCGGTTTCGTGGGCGACGCTGACCTGGCGCAGGAACTGGCCGAGATCGGGGTGATCCTGCTGATGTTTGGCGTGGGTCTGCATTTTTCACTCAAGGATCTGCTGTCGGTCAAGAACATCGCCATTCCCGGTGCGGTAGCGCAGATCACCATCGCCACCTTGCTGGGCATGGCCTTGGGCTGGCTGCTGGGCTGGCCGGTGGGAGAGGGTTTCCTGTTCGGTCTGGCGCTGTCGGTGGCCAGTACCGTGGTGTTGCTGAAGGCCTTGCAGGAACGCCGCCTGGTGGAAACCCAGCGCGGCCGGATCGCCGTGGGCTGGCTCATCGTCGAGGACATCGCCATGGTGCTGGCGCTGGTGCTCATCCCCGCGCTCTCGGGCATTCTCGGCGGCAAGGGCGAGGCCTTGAGCGGCAACGCCGTGCTGCTGACCCTGGGCATTACCCTGGGCAAGGTGGTGGCCTTTGCAGCCGTGATGCTCATCGTCGGTCGCCGGGTCATTCCCTGGATACTGGAACGCATCGCCGATACCGGTTCGCGTGAACTGTTCCGCCTGGCAGTGCTGGCCATCGCGCTGGGCTTTGCGCTGGGTTCGGCTTATGTGTTCGGGGTGTCCTTCGCACTGGGCGCGTTCTTTGCCGGCATGATCCTGTCCGAATCCGAACTGAGCCATCGCGCCGCCGAAGAGTCGCTGCCCTTGCGCGACGCGTTCTCGGTGCTGTTCTTTGTCTCGGTGGGGATGCTGTTCGACCCCTCCATCGTCGCGCGCGAACCGCTGCTGGTGCTGGCCACCGTCCTCATCATCGTGGTGGGCAAGTCGCTGGGGGCGCTCTTGATCGTGCGGGCCTTCGGTTATCCCAACGGTACCGCGCTGACCATTTCGGCCAGCCTGGCGCAGATCGGCGAATTCTCCTTCATCCTGGCCACGCTGGGCCTGTCGCTGGACCTGCTCTCGCCGATGGCGCGCGACCTCATCCTGGGCGGCGCCATTCTCTCCATCTTGCTCAATCCGCTGCTGTTCTCGCTGCTGGACCGTTATGAAGCGCGCCAGCCCAAGGCGCCGCAAGGCGGGGACGAACCGCAGAAGGTGGAGTTGCAGGATCATGTGGTGCTGGTCGGCTTTGGCCGGGTGGGGCGCGGCATTGGCGAGCAGTTGCGCGCCCAGGGCAAGCCTTTCGTAGTGATCGAGGCCCAGCTGGAAAACCTGGAGGCCTTGCGCGCCGCAGGCGTGCCGGCGTTGTATGGCAATGCGGCCCAGAGCGAGTTGCTGCAGGCGGCCGCCATCGACCGCGCCCGCTGGCTGCTGGTGGCGATTCCGGAAGTGTTCGAGGCTGGACAGGTGATCGAGAATGCGCTGGAGCTCAATCCCGGCCTGCAGGTGGTGGCGCGGGCGCATTCCGATGCCGAGATCGAGCACCTGGAAAAACACGGCGCCCAGCGCGTCATCATGGGCGAGCGGGAGATCGCGCGGGGCATGCTGGAACTGGTCGGGCAGGGCGCCTGA
- a CDS encoding 6,7-dimethyl-8-ribityllumazine synthase, which translates to MSQSHLSAVSSHHGQRIAFIQACWHKDIVDQCRIAFTEEMAKLGWPAASIDFFELPGAFEIPLHAKVLAKTGRYAGIVASGLVVDGGIYRHDFVAQSVISALMQVQLDTEVPVFSAVLTPHHFHSHSEHHDYFHQHFLVKGREAAQACATTVAKLAQVRAGAQASLNAA; encoded by the coding sequence ATGTCGCAATCGCATCTCTCTGCCGTCTCTTCCCATCACGGTCAACGTATCGCCTTCATCCAGGCTTGCTGGCACAAGGATATCGTCGACCAGTGCCGCATCGCCTTCACCGAGGAAATGGCCAAGCTGGGCTGGCCTGCCGCCAGCATCGATTTCTTCGAGCTGCCCGGCGCCTTCGAAATCCCCCTGCATGCCAAGGTGCTGGCCAAGACTGGCCGCTATGCTGGCATCGTCGCCAGCGGGCTGGTGGTCGATGGCGGTATCTATCGCCACGACTTCGTCGCGCAGTCGGTCATCTCCGCACTCATGCAAGTGCAGCTGGACACTGAAGTGCCGGTGTTTTCGGCGGTGCTCACGCCGCATCACTTCCATTCCCACAGCGAGCATCACGACTACTTCCACCAGCACTTCCTGGTCAAGGGTCGTGAAGCCGCCCAGGCCTGCGCCACCACCGTGGCCAAGCTGGCGCAAGTGCGCGCGGGCGCGCAAGCCAGCCTGAATGCGGCCTGA